CGCCCTCGTGAAGCCGGGTTTCGTGACGGAGGCGGGGCTGCGGCGCATGCCGGACCTGATGCGTTACCTGGTGGCGGCCGACCGTCGTCTGCAGCAGATGGCGACGAACGTCCAGCGGGACACCACGCGGATGCAGAAGGTCCACGAGATGCAGGACGAGTACGCCTGGCTCCTGGAGCAGTTGCCGCAGGGCCGTCCGGTGCCGTCGTCGGTTCTGGACATCCGCTGGATGATCGAGGAGCTCCGGGTCAGCTATTTCGCCCACGCGCTCGGTACGGCGTACCCCGTCTCCGACAAGCGGATCGTGAAGGCGATCGACGCGGCGGCACCGTAACGGCACTCGCACGCAGGGTGAGTTCGACCAGGCGCTCACCCTCCTGTAGAGTCTCTTCTCGCAGCGCAACGCACCATTGGCGCCGCGAAACCTGGTCCTGTGGAGCAGTTTGGAGTGCTCGCCACCCTGTCAAGGTGGAGGCCGCGGGTTCAAATCCCGTCAGGACCGCAGTGGGAGAGCCCGGATCTTCGGATCCGGGCTCTTTGGCGTCAGGGCCGCCCGCCCTCGCCGGAACCCGGATCTTCGGATCCGGGTTCTTTTGTGCGCCCTGACCTCCTCGTAAGCCTTCCGGGCCCCCACACGCCGTCTTGACGCCCCCTCATTCCGTCGGTACCCCAGAACCAGGGCCCGTTCTCCGTGCGGCCTTCTGGAGGTGGCGTATGGCGGCATCGGCTAGGCACGAGACGCGGGCGCTGCTGCGCGCGCACCTGTCGGCCGCGTCGTCGTACCGGCACCTCACGCGGCACTGCCCGATATGCCATCACCTGCTGCGGCTGGCGATGGAGTCGGCGCCTCGCGCCGCCCAGGCCCAGGGTCAGGCCCAGACGCCGGCCCGGGAGGGGGAGAGCCCTGCGCCCGCATGATCCATGAGGGGTCTCAACACCCGTGCGGGCATGGGCTGCTGGAGTCGGAGGCTCCTTTACCGTACCTGCGGCAGAGCTAACAAGCCGCTTAGTATGTGACGGGTGTCACCGCATGAGTTTTGAAAAATGCGGTACTTACGCCCCACCTACAAAGGGTCAATTTAATATGTGCAATTGCACCCTGTCCGAGGTGCCGCACACAGGGGATCCGACACCCCTCCCCAGGCTCCTACAAGGCCGCTCACAGCAGGGCCGACAGGCCCGCCGCGGGCGCACAAAAAAGATCGCGCTGGACCCGGCGGAGTCCAGCGCGATCGACGACGCACCCTGTCATATGCCTGGCAAGCTCTGACCGGCTTGGGCGTGGGGCCTGTTGGGGCAGATCCCGCGTCGTGTGGAGCTGTGGTTCCGGACGTCACGGCCGGTTGGGGGAACCAGCCGGTTTGTCCGGTTATTCAGTTGTTCAGGCCTCGCTGCGCTGCTGCGGGATGCCCGCGAGCAGAGCGCGGACCTCGGCCTCGCGGTAGCGCCGATGCCCGCCGAGCGTGCGGATCGACGTGAGCTTGCCGGCCTTCGCCCACCGCGTGACCGTCTTGGGGTCGACGCGGAACATCGTGGCGACCTCAGCCGGGGTCAGCAGCGGCTCGGCATCAGGGGTGCGAGCGGTCATGAGCGGCCTCCTCGGGAGAACCGAACCTTCTCGGTTCTTTCCTCTAAATTCTGCACCTTGACCCGCGTTGCCCGAAATGGCGGACGCGAGTCGAGTCGGTTATAGGACGAACGGCTTGTCCTCGGCACTACAACTACACCATCTGTCCAGCCGCGTCGGCCAAACCGATGGAATTGCCCCTCCAGGTGTTCATCAGCGACGGAAGCCGATGGACCATGCCATAGCGGACAGTCACACCGCTGTGACGATCAGTCACAGGGTGATCGGGAAGTCACCAGACCCCCCAAAGCGTGCAATGCTGAGATTCCACCCATAGTGCAGCACCACGGGACGGAAGGAGTCCTCCCCGGACTCCTTGTCCTATTTTGGCATGAGGAGGGGCAAGGGGCGCAAGAGCCTCGTACGTGTAGTCCGTCACGCTTGGCCTACTTGAGAGGTCTGCCCGGATCGGGCCCTACGTCCCTTGCTGACGAAGCCTCAGGAGACACACAGCCCGCTTCAGGAACTCGGTGCGAGGACGAAACCCCAAATCGGGCGGTTCGTCAAACGTCAGTTCGTGACC
This is a stretch of genomic DNA from Streptomyces hawaiiensis. It encodes these proteins:
- a CDS encoding DUF6274 family protein, with protein sequence MAASARHETRALLRAHLSAASSYRHLTRHCPICHHLLRLAMESAPRAAQAQGQAQTPAREGESPAPA
- the bldC gene encoding developmental transcriptional regulator BldC, whose amino-acid sequence is MTARTPDAEPLLTPAEVATMFRVDPKTVTRWAKAGKLTSIRTLGGHRRYREAEVRALLAGIPQQRSEA